From the genome of Candidatus Methylacidiphilales bacterium, one region includes:
- a CDS encoding putative manganese-dependent inorganic diphosphatase — MIHISPTPIMPTYVIGHKNPDTDAICSAIAYAHLLSRTTLPDAVPARCGELNQRTEFVLRQTALPVPRLLADVRPTLSHIMQRHPISAREDESLHDVFERMTTHNFRNIPVIDSHHHIVGLVSIVKMLEHLFPPLNSHDNLASRTIPTNLNRILKTVHGTALHLVDPLKEQDFILTVAASSVDYFAERLEHYPLDRLLLVVGNRPTIQQLAIEKAVRAIIITGNAKLTPTLLQQAKDRGVSVIFTPNDTATTTLAIKCAKPIRHALTTDFISFPENTLIKEAQTIVATKTQVLFPVLDSDARLIGVFSKSDLVQFPRTRLILVDHNEFSQAVTGVEQAEIIEVIDHHRLAGNLVTREPIRYINEPLGSTCTIIAQLYRQHHLTPPPPIALCLAAGIISDTLNLTSPTTTPQDQEILQWLKPYLPVNLSQFAEQLFACGSPLLNLSAKDAVRLDAKEYNENGYSLIAAQIEELGFEQFWKHRLELAKALEEFRKEKNAHFACLMITNITLHQSYLLVTGHSEMIKAIDYPLLAPNLYDLGNIVSRKKELLPVLIRIVHQIKPNPSLSTTS, encoded by the coding sequence TTGATTCATATCAGCCCCACCCCCATCATGCCCACCTACGTAATCGGCCACAAAAACCCCGACACCGATGCCATCTGCTCAGCCATCGCATACGCTCATTTATTATCTCGCACCACCCTCCCCGACGCAGTCCCCGCCCGCTGCGGAGAACTGAACCAACGAACAGAATTCGTCCTCAGACAAACAGCGCTCCCCGTCCCCCGCCTTCTCGCTGACGTCCGCCCCACCCTCTCTCACATCATGCAACGTCATCCCATTTCCGCACGCGAAGATGAATCCCTACATGATGTTTTTGAACGCATGACCACTCACAATTTCCGCAACATCCCAGTTATAGACTCACACCACCACATTGTCGGCCTTGTCTCCATCGTAAAAATGCTCGAGCACCTCTTCCCACCGCTCAACTCACACGACAATCTCGCCTCTCGCACCATCCCAACCAACCTCAACCGCATCCTCAAAACCGTTCACGGCACAGCACTCCACCTTGTCGACCCCCTCAAAGAACAAGACTTTATCCTAACCGTCGCTGCCTCCTCCGTAGACTACTTCGCTGAACGCCTCGAGCACTACCCCCTCGATCGCCTACTACTAGTCGTCGGCAATCGCCCCACAATTCAACAACTCGCCATCGAAAAAGCCGTCCGTGCCATAATCATCACAGGCAATGCAAAATTAACCCCCACACTTCTCCAGCAAGCCAAAGATCGCGGCGTCTCAGTCATCTTTACACCAAACGACACAGCCACAACTACCCTCGCTATCAAATGTGCTAAACCGATCCGCCACGCCCTCACCACTGACTTTATCAGTTTCCCCGAAAACACATTGATCAAAGAAGCTCAAACAATCGTCGCCACAAAAACACAAGTTCTATTCCCAGTCCTCGACTCAGACGCCCGCCTAATTGGCGTTTTCTCAAAATCTGATCTCGTTCAATTTCCCCGCACACGTCTGATTCTCGTTGACCACAACGAATTCTCACAAGCTGTCACAGGCGTCGAGCAAGCCGAAATCATCGAAGTCATCGATCACCATCGACTCGCCGGAAACCTCGTTACAAGAGAACCTATCCGGTATATCAACGAGCCCCTAGGCTCCACTTGCACAATCATCGCACAACTCTACAGGCAACATCACCTCACCCCTCCCCCACCTATCGCCTTATGCCTCGCTGCAGGAATCATCTCAGATACACTCAACCTCACCTCTCCAACTACAACCCCTCAAGACCAAGAAATCCTTCAATGGCTCAAACCTTATCTCCCCGTAAACCTTTCCCAATTCGCAGAGCAACTCTTCGCTTGCGGTTCCCCACTACTAAATCTATCCGCCAAAGATGCTGTTCGACTTGATGCAAAAGAATACAACGAAAACGGATACAGCCTGATCGCCGCTCAAATCGAAGAGCTAGGATTTGAGCAATTCTGGAAACACCGCCTGGAACTAGCCAAAGCCCTAGAAGAATTTCGCAAAGAAAAAAACGCCCATTTCGCTTGCCTCATGATCACCAACATCACACTCCATCAAAGCTATCTCCTTGTCACCGGACACAGCGAAATGATCAAAGCCATAGACTATCCACTGTTAGCACCCAACCTTTACGACCTCGGCAACATAGTCTCCCGAAAAAAAGAACTCCTACCCGTCCTCATCCGCATCGTCCATCAGATAAAGCCCAACCCCAGCCTATCCACCACGAGCTAA
- a CDS encoding DUF4340 domain-containing protein: MQPYKSIIIYATLVTTLGIYIFFVAKNQKSTTETIQAENNLFIDVPFSKVIEAKLIAPTGTFSFTKQNDKWRITAPINTPADSPTIDMILSEIEFSQSKRTIPFEQINNPQETLAQWGLNPPTFTFEFKTQQDNNKPPITYTLQLGRKTAFSETYYARIGTDPKAPVVLVPSTLHAALNRKLDDLRDRTIFYDLDDPQSVETISFQAESLHAPPIPQEFLLKLKDKKWSFERPFTARASTEKVNEFLNFITSLNSVQFITDSQEELNKFGLDTPTYQINLTTAKESSSHTLLIGNPITEQSEFYYAKRLKDPAVFSINREDVNKLINFIKSLRDLTIATFSSDHVTQLTIQKNRNTITFIRQQSKWLFANAADTLADHVKISNLLQRLQKTPANRVVKDAATDLKPYGLDKPSTRITLKLEIPAPPNPTATTKDTPPPAPTTQTIEILVGKIDKNEVHLSNNFENTIYAFPTNILDDLNSLDPSSWRSKILFNLESSQIQTLKLTPKNQPPYTISRQDAQSFTTTLENTKLDPFKTETLFVRAASLQAVNWLNLPQRTFQTPHATIQITTQNNTTYTLTVGAPLANGNFPVLLTPQNIQAEILAQDILSLLSVPIETPEKKTSVTTPPVEAPLPPPTSPQ; the protein is encoded by the coding sequence ATGCAACCCTACAAATCAATCATCATCTATGCCACCCTAGTCACCACACTCGGCATCTACATCTTCTTCGTAGCCAAAAATCAAAAAAGCACTACAGAAACCATACAAGCTGAAAATAACCTCTTTATCGACGTTCCCTTCTCCAAAGTCATAGAAGCCAAACTCATCGCCCCCACCGGCACATTCTCATTCACAAAACAAAACGACAAATGGCGCATCACCGCACCGATCAACACCCCAGCCGACTCCCCCACTATTGACATGATCCTCAGTGAAATTGAGTTTTCCCAATCCAAGCGCACCATCCCCTTCGAACAAATCAACAACCCTCAAGAAACACTAGCCCAATGGGGCCTCAACCCGCCCACTTTCACCTTCGAATTCAAAACACAACAAGACAACAACAAACCTCCCATCACCTATACCCTCCAACTCGGAAGAAAAACAGCCTTCAGTGAAACCTACTACGCCCGCATCGGCACAGACCCAAAAGCCCCAGTCGTCCTCGTCCCTAGCACACTACATGCCGCACTTAACCGAAAACTCGATGACCTCCGCGACCGCACTATCTTCTACGACCTCGATGACCCCCAGTCTGTCGAGACCATCTCTTTCCAAGCTGAATCGCTGCACGCTCCCCCCATCCCCCAAGAGTTCCTCCTAAAACTTAAAGACAAAAAATGGAGCTTCGAACGTCCTTTCACTGCACGCGCCTCGACCGAAAAAGTAAACGAATTCCTAAACTTTATTACCTCTCTCAACTCCGTCCAATTCATCACAGACTCTCAGGAAGAACTCAACAAATTCGGCCTCGACACCCCCACATACCAAATCAACCTTACTACCGCAAAAGAATCATCCTCCCACACCCTCCTTATCGGTAATCCCATCACAGAACAATCCGAGTTTTACTACGCCAAACGCCTAAAAGACCCCGCCGTCTTCTCAATTAACCGCGAGGACGTCAATAAACTCATTAACTTCATCAAATCTCTCCGCGACCTCACCATCGCCACATTTTCCTCAGACCACGTTACCCAACTCACCATCCAAAAAAATCGAAACACCATCACCTTTATCCGCCAACAATCCAAATGGCTTTTCGCTAATGCTGCCGATACCCTCGCCGATCACGTCAAAATATCCAATCTTCTCCAACGTCTCCAAAAGACCCCCGCAAACCGCGTCGTAAAAGATGCCGCCACCGACCTCAAACCCTACGGTCTTGACAAACCCTCCACCCGAATCACGCTCAAACTAGAAATCCCCGCTCCACCCAATCCCACTGCCACTACCAAAGACACACCGCCCCCCGCTCCGACAACACAAACCATCGAAATTCTCGTCGGCAAAATCGACAAAAACGAAGTCCACCTCTCCAACAACTTCGAAAACACCATCTACGCCTTCCCAACCAACATCCTTGATGACCTAAACTCACTCGACCCCTCATCCTGGCGCTCAAAAATCCTTTTCAATCTCGAGTCCAGCCAAATACAAACCCTAAAACTCACCCCCAAAAACCAACCCCCATACACTATCTCCCGACAAGACGCCCAATCGTTTACCACCACCCTAGAAAATACCAAACTCGACCCCTTCAAAACCGAGACCCTATTCGTCCGTGCAGCCTCGCTCCAAGCCGTAAATTGGCTTAACCTCCCCCAACGCACCTTCCAAACACCACATGCCACAATTCAAATCACCACCCAAAACAACACCACATACACACTCACAGTCGGCGCTCCCCTTGCCAACGGCAATTTCCCCGTCCTACTCACTCCTCAAAACATACAAGCCGAAATCCTAGCTCAAGACATCCTCTCCCTACTCTCAGTCCCCATAGAAACCCCAGAGAAAAAAACTTCGGTAACCACCCCACCTGTCGAAGCACCCCTCCCACCCCCGACATCACCCCAATAA
- a CDS encoding winged helix-turn-helix transcriptional regulator: MKKVVNKKNKPGWTFLTNHTHVLICLRKNRMMRLREVAEAVGITERAVQKIVADLIKAGVLIKKKSGRCNSYEICPDIPLRHPLEAHRRVGDLLRLARGG, translated from the coding sequence ATGAAAAAGGTCGTCAATAAAAAAAATAAACCTGGCTGGACTTTTTTAACGAATCACACGCATGTGTTGATTTGTCTTAGGAAGAATCGGATGATGCGCCTTCGGGAGGTCGCTGAAGCAGTGGGGATTACGGAGAGGGCGGTGCAAAAGATTGTTGCGGACCTGATTAAAGCTGGTGTGTTGATAAAGAAGAAGTCAGGACGTTGCAATTCTTATGAGATATGTCCAGATATTCCTTTGCGACATCCGCTTGAGGCGCATCGTCGAGTTGGGGACTTGTTGCGTTTAGCTCGTGGTGGATAG
- a CDS encoding undecaprenyl-diphosphate phosphatase, translated as MDNLLQLLILGLIEGVTEFLPISSTAHLLIAQHWIGPRSDAFNIIIQSGAILAVLLIYWKKILDLILNIQNPEKSNYLIKLITAFLLTCLMGYGIKKIGWTLPDTLAPIILSLLGGSLLILYGEYRYAQSKEKITDSITWPVVFAVALAQIFAAIFPGLSRSGAVILFAMLLHTSRPAATEFSFLLGIPTMFAASILSYYSETHHLTRPPQEPISDILIAFLIATVTAFIAVRWLLRYVQTHTLTPFAYYRIAIALILITLSY; from the coding sequence GTGGATAACCTCCTCCAACTTCTCATCCTCGGCCTAATCGAAGGCGTCACAGAATTCCTTCCCATCTCTTCGACCGCACACTTGCTCATCGCCCAACATTGGATAGGCCCACGATCAGACGCCTTCAATATTATCATCCAATCCGGTGCCATCCTCGCCGTCCTCCTAATCTACTGGAAAAAAATTTTAGATCTCATCCTCAACATCCAAAACCCAGAAAAGTCCAACTACTTAATTAAACTCATAACTGCCTTCCTACTCACATGCCTCATGGGTTATGGCATAAAAAAAATCGGATGGACTCTTCCTGACACCCTTGCCCCCATCATCCTCTCCCTCCTCGGAGGTTCACTCCTAATCCTCTACGGAGAATATCGTTACGCACAATCCAAAGAAAAAATCACCGACTCCATCACATGGCCGGTCGTCTTTGCCGTCGCACTCGCTCAAATTTTCGCCGCCATCTTCCCCGGCCTCTCACGCTCAGGCGCCGTCATCCTATTTGCCATGCTCCTTCACACCTCACGCCCAGCAGCAACTGAATTCTCATTTTTGCTAGGCATCCCCACCATGTTTGCAGCATCGATCCTATCCTATTACAGTGAAACCCATCATCTCACTCGCCCTCCACAAGAGCCGATTTCCGACATCCTCATCGCATTTCTCATAGCTACCGTCACTGCTTTCATCGCAGTGCGTTGGCTCCTTCGATACGTTCAGACGCACACCCTTACTCCCTTCGCTTACTATCGTATCGCTATTGCCTTAATCTTAATAACCTTAAGCTACTAG